One Mucilaginibacter ginkgonis genomic region harbors:
- a CDS encoding SAM-dependent methyltransferase, with amino-acid sequence MWYDKLLENDRVPDVLLRQAIRRLLRQRLRDENKGGVEEQQAHLMDIISQLKASPIAVNTSDANEQHYEVPTEFYQYCLGKNLKYSSGYWKPGVTDINQSEDDMLELTCRRAELADGQHVLELGCGWGSLSLYMAARFPGSTFKVVSNSRTQKAHIDEQARLRGITNLTVITADMNTFTIDEQFDRVVSVEMFEHMRNYELLLAKVASFLKPDGKLWIHIFTHKEYAYLFEVIDETDWMSKYFFTGGIMPSDDLMFYFNDDLVVEKHWHISGSHYGKTSEAWLANMDAHKKEIIPLFEKTYGKDQATKWWVYWRLFYMACAELWSFNGGNEWLVSHYLFHKTQK; translated from the coding sequence ATGTGGTACGATAAATTACTAGAAAATGATAGGGTGCCCGATGTGCTCTTAAGACAAGCCATCCGCAGATTATTAAGGCAGCGCCTGCGCGACGAAAATAAAGGCGGAGTAGAGGAGCAGCAAGCACATTTGATGGATATCATCAGTCAGTTAAAGGCGTCTCCAATCGCTGTCAATACTTCCGACGCCAATGAGCAACACTACGAAGTACCCACAGAATTTTATCAGTACTGTCTTGGTAAGAACTTAAAATATTCTTCCGGCTATTGGAAACCGGGTGTAACTGATATCAACCAGTCCGAAGATGACATGTTGGAACTTACCTGCAGGCGCGCGGAGTTGGCAGATGGTCAGCATGTTTTGGAACTGGGCTGTGGCTGGGGATCGCTGTCGTTGTACATGGCAGCCAGGTTTCCGGGCAGCACGTTTAAAGTGGTATCGAATTCGCGTACGCAAAAAGCGCATATAGATGAGCAGGCACGCTTAAGAGGGATAACAAACTTAACTGTTATCACTGCGGACATGAATACTTTTACTATCGACGAGCAATTTGATAGGGTGGTATCTGTAGAAATGTTCGAGCATATGCGCAACTACGAGTTGTTGCTGGCTAAGGTAGCTTCATTTCTGAAACCCGACGGTAAACTATGGATCCATATCTTCACGCACAAAGAGTATGCGTACCTTTTTGAGGTGATAGATGAAACCGATTGGATGAGCAAATACTTTTTTACAGGGGGTATTATGCCAAGCGATGACCTGATGTTCTATTTTAATGATGATCTTGTTGTAGAAAAGCACTGGCATATAAGCGGGTCGCACTATGGTAAAACATCTGAAGCATGGCTGGCAAACATGGATGCACATAAAAAAGAGATCATTCCGTTGTTCGAAAAAACTTACGGTAAAGACCAGGCAACCAAATGGTGGGTATATTGGCGGTTGTTTTACATGGCTTGCGCCGAGTTATGGTCGTTCAATGGTGGCAATGAATGGTTGGTAAGCCATTACCTTTTCCATAAAACACAAAAATGA
- a CDS encoding alpha/beta hydrolase codes for MIRLILIVLLFLVSLLAVFRAPAYYLWIAAILVTGYPLIFSGAALLLTVSGFWIKAYQTFGTVLGIITFILCLSPIARAYFVGADLKKEMSSIFNAPHKTIYPPQQPFSFLKLFSAANGTQSNDITYVKYADTSLKLDYYRAGIPGKRPCVVMIHGGSWGGGNSKELPELNPVLVKSGYNVAAINYRLAPKYQSPAPVEDVKNCLKYLREHADNLNIDTTKFILIGRSAGAQIALAAAYTINDPSIIGVVDFYGPADMVWGYSIPSNPLIMDSRKVMGNYLGGSYKEVPQHYFNSSPVEFVKKTSPATLIIHGGTDVLVSPIHSDKLLAKLKKARVPAFYLYLPWGTHGFDYSLNGPGGQLSTYAVQTFINTITQP; via the coding sequence ATGATAAGGCTGATACTGATTGTCCTGCTGTTCCTGGTTTCCTTGCTTGCCGTATTCCGTGCGCCTGCATATTACTTATGGATTGCGGCAATATTAGTGACCGGCTATCCCTTGATCTTTAGCGGAGCGGCACTGTTGCTGACGGTTTCCGGTTTTTGGATAAAGGCTTATCAAACTTTTGGAACCGTTTTAGGCATCATCACTTTTATACTCTGCCTATCGCCCATAGCGCGTGCTTACTTTGTTGGCGCGGACCTGAAAAAGGAGATGAGCAGCATTTTTAACGCGCCCCACAAAACCATTTATCCGCCTCAGCAACCTTTTAGTTTTTTAAAATTATTCTCCGCCGCGAACGGTACTCAGTCTAACGACATTACTTATGTAAAGTACGCCGATACATCTTTAAAACTGGATTATTATCGCGCCGGTATCCCCGGCAAGCGGCCCTGCGTAGTGATGATCCATGGCGGATCATGGGGAGGGGGTAACAGCAAAGAATTACCGGAACTGAACCCCGTATTGGTCAAAAGCGGCTACAACGTAGCAGCGATCAACTATCGGTTGGCGCCAAAATACCAAAGCCCGGCACCTGTCGAGGACGTGAAAAACTGCCTCAAATATTTGCGGGAACATGCAGATAATTTAAATATTGATACAACAAAGTTCATCCTCATCGGCCGTTCTGCCGGTGCGCAGATAGCCTTAGCCGCGGCATATACGATAAATGACCCGTCTATAATTGGTGTTGTCGATTTTTATGGCCCTGCCGATATGGTTTGGGGATATTCTATTCCTTCAAATCCGTTAATCATGGATTCGCGCAAAGTAATGGGCAATTACCTGGGGGGCTCATACAAAGAAGTGCCTCAGCACTATTTTAATAGTTCGCCGGTAGAGTTTGTTAAAAAGACATCTCCGGCTACGCTCATCATTCACGGCGGCACAGATGTTTTAGTGTCACCGATCCATAGCGACAAGCTGTTAGCTAAACTGAAAAAGGCCCGGGTCCCGGCTTTTTACTTATATCTGCCATGGGGCACTCACGGGTTTGATTATAGCCTCAACGGACCCGGCGGGCAGTTGTCTACTTATGCGGTGCAAACTTTCATAAATACAATAACACAGCCCTAA